From a single Bradyrhizobium sediminis genomic region:
- the phnK gene encoding phosphonate C-P lyase system protein PhnK, with translation MAETYTAGQDNDRPLLMADGLGKDYGRLAACRDVSFALYPGEVLAIVGESGSGKSTLLQLLSAQLAPSAGRVSYRMRDGVMRDLAALGEAERRFLFRTDWGFVHQDPAMGLRMAVSAGANVGERLMAVGWNHYGRIRDTASSWLERVEIDTARIDDAPRTYSGGMRQRLQIARNLVTEPRLVFMDEPTGGLDVSVQARLLDLMRNLVSELGLAAIVVTHDLAVARLLSHRVMVMKGGRVIETGLTDQVLDDPREPYTQLLVSSILPA, from the coding sequence ATGGCTGAGACCTACACCGCCGGGCAGGACAACGACCGGCCGTTGCTGATGGCCGATGGCCTCGGCAAGGACTATGGCCGGCTGGCCGCCTGCCGTGACGTGTCCTTTGCGCTCTACCCCGGCGAGGTGCTGGCGATCGTCGGCGAGTCCGGATCGGGCAAGTCGACGTTGCTGCAACTGCTGTCGGCGCAGCTCGCGCCCAGCGCGGGGCGGGTGTCGTACCGGATGCGCGACGGGGTGATGCGCGATCTGGCGGCGCTGGGCGAAGCCGAGCGGCGGTTCCTGTTTCGCACCGACTGGGGCTTTGTGCACCAGGATCCGGCCATGGGGCTGCGGATGGCGGTATCGGCCGGCGCCAATGTCGGCGAGCGGCTGATGGCGGTAGGCTGGAATCACTACGGCCGCATCCGCGACACTGCGTCATCCTGGCTCGAGCGCGTCGAGATCGACACCGCGCGCATCGACGATGCGCCGCGGACCTATTCCGGCGGCATGCGGCAACGGCTGCAGATTGCGCGCAATCTGGTGACCGAGCCGCGGCTCGTCTTCATGGATGAACCGACTGGTGGCCTCGACGTGTCGGTCCAGGCGCGGCTGCTCGATTTGATGCGAAATCTGGTAAGCGAGCTCGGGTTGGCGGCCATCGTGGTCACCCATGATCTCGCCGTGGCGCGGTTGCTGTCGCACCGGGTGATGGTGATGAAGGGCGGTCGGGTGATCGAGACCGGCTTGACCGATCAGGTGCTCGACGATCCCCGCGAGCCCTATACCCAGTTGCTCGTTTCCTCGATACTGCCGGCATGA
- the phnL gene encoding phosphonate C-P lyase system protein PhnL, with protein MTAMIDIGNAEKTFTMHLQGGVQLPVVRGVSFKVEPGECVVLSGPSGAGKSSILKMIFGNYRCDGGRIGIRHRGAVVDLARAEPRQVLGVRRETIGYVSQFLRAVPRVATIDVVAEPLIATGTARAEARERAGQLLRRLNIPERLWALPPSTFSGGEQQRVNIARGFISELPILLLDEPTASLDAANRAVVVDLIDQKKRAGVAMVAIVHDDEIRHLIADRIVDVTSFASAA; from the coding sequence ATGACTGCGATGATCGATATCGGCAATGCCGAAAAGACCTTCACCATGCATTTGCAGGGCGGCGTTCAGCTTCCCGTCGTGCGCGGTGTCTCGTTTAAGGTCGAGCCCGGCGAGTGCGTGGTGCTGTCCGGCCCCTCGGGCGCCGGAAAGTCCTCGATCCTGAAGATGATCTTCGGTAATTACCGCTGCGACGGCGGCCGCATCGGCATCCGCCACCGGGGTGCGGTGGTCGATCTCGCCAGGGCCGAGCCGCGGCAGGTGCTTGGCGTTCGCCGCGAGACCATCGGCTATGTCAGCCAGTTCCTGCGCGCGGTGCCGCGGGTGGCAACCATCGACGTCGTCGCCGAGCCGCTGATTGCGACGGGAACGGCGCGGGCCGAGGCGCGCGAGCGGGCAGGGCAGTTGCTGCGCCGTCTCAACATTCCGGAGCGGCTGTGGGCGCTGCCGCCTTCGACCTTTTCCGGCGGCGAGCAGCAGCGCGTCAACATCGCGCGCGGCTTCATCTCCGAGCTGCCGATCCTGCTGCTGGACGAGCCGACCGCCTCGCTCGATGCGGCCAACCGCGCCGTGGTGGTGGATCTGATCGACCAGAAGAAACGCGCGGGCGTGGCTATGGTCGCCATCGTCCATGACGACGAAATTCGCCATCTGATCGCCGACCGGATCGTCGACGTGACGTCATTCGCATCAGCGGCATAG
- a CDS encoding alpha-D-ribose 1-methylphosphonate 5-phosphate C-P-lyase PhnJ, whose translation MNAPAYNFAYLDEQTKRMIRRAILKAIAIPGYQVPFASREMPMPYGWGTGGVQVTAAILGPQDVLKVIDQGSDDTTNAISIRKFFARTAGVATTTSTAEASVIQTRHRIPEAPLHGGQVLVYQVPIPEPLRFLEPRETETRRMHALGEYGLMHVKLYEDIARFGHIATSYAYPVKVNARYVMDPSPTPKFDNPKMDNCPALQLFGAGREKRIYAIPPHTQVTSLDFEDHPFTRYRFDAPCALCGADDSYLDEIVTNDKGGRMFVCSDTDYCETRQAQGHRGSESATPHKETAHG comes from the coding sequence ATGAACGCGCCCGCCTACAACTTCGCCTATCTCGATGAACAAACGAAGCGGATGATCCGCCGCGCCATCCTGAAGGCGATCGCGATCCCCGGTTATCAGGTGCCGTTCGCCAGCCGGGAAATGCCGATGCCCTATGGTTGGGGCACCGGCGGCGTGCAGGTGACGGCGGCGATCCTCGGGCCCCAGGATGTACTGAAGGTAATCGACCAGGGCTCCGACGACACCACCAACGCGATTTCGATCCGCAAGTTTTTCGCCCGGACCGCCGGCGTCGCGACCACGACGTCCACGGCGGAAGCCTCGGTGATCCAGACCCGGCACCGGATTCCCGAAGCGCCGCTGCATGGCGGCCAGGTGCTGGTCTATCAGGTGCCGATCCCGGAACCGCTGCGCTTCCTGGAGCCGCGCGAGACCGAGACCCGGCGCATGCACGCGCTCGGCGAATACGGCCTGATGCACGTCAAGCTTTACGAAGACATCGCCCGCTTCGGGCACATCGCCACCTCCTACGCCTACCCGGTGAAGGTCAATGCCCGCTATGTGATGGATCCGTCGCCGACGCCAAAATTCGACAATCCGAAGATGGACAATTGCCCGGCGCTGCAGCTGTTCGGCGCCGGCCGCGAGAAGCGCATCTATGCGATTCCGCCCCACACGCAGGTCACCTCGCTCGACTTCGAGGATCACCCGTTCACGCGCTACCGCTTCGACGCGCCCTGCGCGCTGTGCGGGGCCGATGATTCCTATCTCGATGAAATCGTCACCAACGACAAGGGCGGCCGGATGTTCGTCTGTTCGGACACCGATTACTGCGAAACCCGCCAGGCCCAGGGGCATCGTGGCAGCGAAAGCGCGACGCCGCACAAGGAGACGGCGCATGGCTGA
- a CDS encoding alpha-D-ribose 1-methylphosphonate 5-triphosphate diphosphatase — translation MTSTGSETVIGNARIVLADRVIERGWVAFADGRIAEVGEGNGPAGSEDAAGDLVLPGLIELHTDHLEAHYVPRPKVFWDPIAAVVSYDGQLATSGITTVLDSLRVWREDGAEDVDGRAGVLAGAITAARDANLLRADHFLHLRCEIPMPDVVEEAKELIGRPDIRLMSLMDHTPGQRQFRDEGKLRDYYRGKGAGMTDAELDTLFERRFAYQKAYAATNMREIVALAHQYEIPLASHDDTTEENVTDAIRDRVSVAEFPTTMEAARGLHEAGIGILMGAPNVVRGGSHSGNIAAVDLAREGLLDILSSDYIPSSLLMAALQLPQRVPDIDLASAVRTVTKTPAEAVGLADRGEIAAGKRADLIRVHVARDVPVVRSVWREGHRVA, via the coding sequence ATGACTTCGACCGGTTCCGAGACCGTCATAGGCAACGCCAGGATCGTTCTGGCGGACCGCGTGATCGAGCGCGGCTGGGTCGCCTTTGCCGACGGCCGTATCGCGGAGGTTGGCGAAGGCAATGGTCCGGCTGGCAGCGAGGACGCGGCAGGCGATCTGGTTTTGCCCGGCCTGATCGAGCTGCACACCGATCATCTGGAAGCGCATTACGTGCCGCGGCCGAAGGTGTTCTGGGATCCGATCGCCGCCGTCGTCTCCTATGATGGACAGCTGGCGACGTCGGGCATCACCACGGTGCTGGATTCGTTGCGGGTCTGGCGCGAAGACGGCGCCGAGGACGTCGATGGCAGGGCGGGCGTGCTGGCCGGGGCAATCACGGCGGCGCGTGACGCCAATTTGCTGCGCGCGGATCATTTCCTGCATCTGCGCTGCGAGATCCCGATGCCGGACGTGGTCGAAGAAGCCAAGGAGCTGATCGGGCGGCCGGACATCCGCCTGATGTCGCTGATGGATCACACGCCCGGACAGCGCCAGTTTCGCGACGAAGGCAAGCTGCGCGACTATTACCGTGGCAAGGGCGCCGGCATGACCGACGCCGAACTCGACACGCTGTTCGAACGGCGGTTTGCCTATCAGAAGGCCTATGCTGCGACCAACATGCGCGAGATCGTGGCGCTGGCGCATCAGTACGAGATCCCGCTCGCCAGTCACGACGACACCACCGAGGAAAACGTCACCGATGCGATCAGGGATCGCGTTTCGGTAGCGGAATTTCCGACCACCATGGAAGCCGCGCGCGGATTACACGAGGCCGGCATCGGCATCTTGATGGGTGCGCCGAACGTGGTGCGCGGCGGCTCGCATTCCGGCAATATCGCCGCGGTCGATCTCGCCCGCGAGGGACTGCTCGACATCCTGTCCTCCGATTACATCCCTTCGAGCCTCTTGATGGCAGCGCTGCAACTGCCGCAGCGCGTGCCCGACATCGATCTGGCCTCCGCGGTCCGCACCGTCACCAAGACGCCGGCCGAAGCGGTCGGTCTTGCCGACCGCGGCGAGATCGCGGCCGGCAAGCGTGCCGATCTGATCCGCGTCCATGTCGCCCGCGATGTCCCGGTGGTGCGCAGCGTCTGGCGCGAAGGACATCGCGTGGCGTGA